Proteins encoded together in one Balaenoptera ricei isolate mBalRic1 chromosome 2, mBalRic1.hap2, whole genome shotgun sequence window:
- the LOC132360839 gene encoding coiled-coil domain-containing protein 115-like, whose amino-acid sequence MAVRDLRAELDSLLLQLLRDLEELEAKRVALNARVEGWLSLSKARYAMGAKSVGPLQYAPHMEPQVGVCTSEAQDRLHKFWMVRAGTQTPEEVGPRKAVLCRRKGLTRTPEPDPSAAPQDPLNWLGILVPHSLRQARASFWEGLQLAADMASLQICIDWGRSQLQGLQEKLKQWSLALPDLPPQKQGSEHSCSLTWLHYLRPSSFTDCPPPQLFLPP is encoded by the coding sequence ATGGCGGTGCGGGATCTGCGAGCCGAGCTGGACTCGCTTCTCCTGCAGCTGCTCAGGGACCTGGAGGAACTGGAGGCAAAGAGGGTGGCACTGAACGCCCGGGTGGAGGGCTGGCTCTCACTCTCCAAAGCTCGCTATGCCATGGGTGCCAAGTCGGTAGGGCCTCTGCAGTATGCCCCCCACATGGAGCCCCAGGTCGGCGTCTGCACCAGCGAGGCCCAGGACCGACTCCACAAGTTCTGGATGGTGAGAGCCGGCACCCAGACTCCAGAGGAGGTGGGACCCCGCAAGGCAGTTCTGTGCAGGCGCAAGGGCCTCACGAGGACCCCAGAGCCAGACCCCTCCGCAGCTCCCCAGGACCCTCTGAACTGGCTTGGAATCCTGGTTCCTCACAGTCTACGGCAAGCCCGAGCCAGCTTCTGGGAGGGTCTGCAGCTGGCTGCAGACATGGCCAGCCTTCAGATCTGCATTGACTGGGGTCGAAGTCAGCTCCAGGGGCTGCAGGAGAAACTCAAGCAGTGGAGCCTGGCACTCCCTGACCTGCCACCACAGAAGCAAGGCAGTGAGCACAGCTGTTCTTTGACGTGGCTGCATTATCTCAGGCCTTCTTCCTTCACAgattgccccccaccccagctgttTCTCCCTCCTTAA